The nucleotide sequence ATGCAGCGTTATGATGGTGCGACCTTAGTGCAAGCCAGCCCTATTACTGGCCGAACACATCAAATTCGTGTCCATTGCCAGTTTACTGGGCACCCGATTGCTTGTGATGATAAATACAGTGAGCAAAAGTTTGATGATTCTATGCGTGTGCATGGCCTGAATCGCTTATTCTTGCATGCCGCACAATTACAATTTATTCATCCAGCTACTGAAGAAATTCAAGTAGTGAAAGCGCCGCTTGATCCCTTACTCGAAACTGTGTTGTCTAAGCTTAAAAGGAAGTAGGCAGTCTATGCGTCAGCAATTTGATCTTATCGTGTTCGATTGGGATGGCACTCTGATGGACTCAATCGGTAAGATCATTGCTTGCGTAGATAAACTTGCTTGCCACCTGCAATTACCTGCGCCATCAGAAGCTCAAACCCGCGCGATCATTGGCTTGTCGTTAGCTGAAGCTTTAGCCACTTTATTTCCGCAAGTGCCGTTATCATCGCAATTGTTAATCGATATTTTTAGGCAGCAGTTCATTGAAGTCGATGCTGTGCCGACGCCTTTATTTGTTGGGGTGGAATCGCTGTTGCAGCAATTAACCGAGCAAGGTTTTACCTTGGCGGTAGCAACGGGGAAATCTAAAGTTGGACTTGATACGGCATTGCAACAAACTGGACTCGGTCATTATTTTAAGGCGAGTCGCACCAGTGATGAATGCAGTAGTAAGCCACACCCGCAAATGCTGCATGAGATAATGCAGCAATTAAACATAGATGCCGCAAGAACTATCATGATTGGCGATTCACGGCTAGATATGCAAATGGGGAAAAGTGCTGAGGTTGCGACCATAGGTGTGAGTTATGGCGCGCAAGATAAATGCTTGTTAGCCCTTGAGCAGCCTATGGCTATTGTCGATAGTATAGAGGCCCTCGCCGCACACTTTCGTCAGTAAGCATTCTTTCTAGCTATCAAAAAAGTCAGTCGCCAACAAGGTTTATTGCTAACTAAAGTATCCTAGCTTGGAAGTGGCACTGTTAGTTTGATGGTAACCGCAGCAGCCATGCTGCGGCATTGAATTATCCAAGTTATAGCATCATCATAGACAGGATCTTAAGAGTTAACGCTTTTATTTAGATAGAAAAATGGCCTTATTTGTGATCTGATAATTGTCGCCAAACAAACCATCAAGCACAAAA is from Shewanella sp. SNU WT4 and encodes:
- a CDS encoding HAD-IA family hydrolase produces the protein MRQQFDLIVFDWDGTLMDSIGKIIACVDKLACHLQLPAPSEAQTRAIIGLSLAEALATLFPQVPLSSQLLIDIFRQQFIEVDAVPTPLFVGVESLLQQLTEQGFTLAVATGKSKVGLDTALQQTGLGHYFKASRTSDECSSKPHPQMLHEIMQQLNIDAARTIMIGDSRLDMQMGKSAEVATIGVSYGAQDKCLLALEQPMAIVDSIEALAAHFRQ